A DNA window from Alligator mississippiensis isolate rAllMis1 chromosome 11, rAllMis1, whole genome shotgun sequence contains the following coding sequences:
- the GTF2H4 gene encoding general transcription factor IIH subunit 4: protein MDSGAKLQKVQLKCKNLHEFLRGLNLGTLDRLYNHPATCLAVFRELPGLAKNYVMRMLFLEQPLPQAAVAFWVKKEYVKEQEESSDVLSGLRLWHTQLLPGGLQGLVLNPIFKENLRIALLGGGKAWSDDTSQLGPDKHARDVPSLDKYAEERWEVILHFMVGSPSAAVSQDLAQLLIQAGLMKSTEPGEPPCITSAGFQFLLLDTSSQLWYFMLQYLQTAETRGMDLVEILSFLFQLSFSTLGKDYSVEGMSDSLLTFLQHLREFGLVFQRKRKSRRYYPTRLAINLSSGISGTTVDTHNQGFIIVETNYRIYAYTDSELQIALIALFSEMLYRFPNLVVAQVTRDSVQQAIANGITADQIIHFLRTRAHPVMLKQIPVLPPTITDQIRLWELERDRLRFSEGVLYNQFLSQVDFELLRNHARDLGVLVFENPAKRLMVVTPAGHSDVKRFWKRQKHST, encoded by the exons GGAGCTGCCGGGATTGGCTAAGAACTATGTGATGCGGATGCTTTTTCtggagcagcccctcccccaggcagctgtggcattTTGGGTAAAGAAGGAATATGTCAA ggagcaggaggagagctcAGACGTCTTGTCGGGGTTGCGGCTCTGGCAcactcagctgctcccagggggCCTCCAGGGGCTTGTCCTGAACCCCATCTTCAAAGAAAACCTGCGCATCGCCTTGCTGGGAGG GGGTAAAGCCTGGTCTGATGATACCAGTCAGCTCGGGCCAGACAAGCACGCACGGGATGTCCCATCACTGGATAAATATGCGGAGGAGAGGTGGGAG GTGATCCTGCATTTCATGGTGGGTTCTCCAAGCGCTGCTGTCAGCCAGGATCTAGCTCAGCTCCTCATCCAAGCTGGGCTGATGAAGAG CACTGAacctggggagcccccctgcattaCCTCTGCTGGTTTCCAGTTCCTGCTGCTGGACACCTCTTCCCAGCTTTGGTACTTCATGCTGCAGTATCTGCAGACAGCTGAG ACTCGTGGCATGGATCTGGTAGAAATCCTGTCCTTCCTCTTCCAGCTGAGCTTCTCCACCCTTGGCAAG GATTACTCAGTGGAAGGGATGAGTGACTCTTTGCTGACGTTTCTACAACACCTTCGGGAATTTGGTCTAGTGTTCCAGAGGAAG AGGAAATCTCGGCGCTATTACCCTACCCGTTTAGCCATTAACCTGTCATCCGGTATCTCTGGGACCACTGTGGACACCCACAATCAAGGCTTCATCATCGTGGAGACCAATTACAGGATCTATGCCTACACAG aTTCGGAGCTTCAGATCGCACTCATTGCGCTGTTCTCTGAGATGCTGTACCGCTTCCCCAACCTGGTGGTGGCACAAGTGACTCGTGACAGTGTCCAGCAAGCCATCGCCAATGGCATAACAGCCGACCAG ATCATCCACTTCTTGAGGACCAGAGCTCACCCCGTGATGCTGAAACAG ATCCCGGTGCTGCCCCCGACCATCACAGATCAAATCCGCCTCTGGGAGCTGGAGCGTGACCGGCTGCGCTTCTCCGAGG GTGTCCTGTACAACCAGTTCCTGTCCCAGGTGGACTTTGAGCTACTGAGGAACCACGCACGGGACCTAGGCGTCCTGGTCTTTGAAAACCCTGCCAAGCGCCTCATGGTGGTGACGCCTGCTGGACACTCTGATGTCAAGCGCTTCTGGAAAAGGCAGAAGCACAGCACATGA